One genomic segment of Hordeum vulgare subsp. vulgare chromosome 2H, MorexV3_pseudomolecules_assembly, whole genome shotgun sequence includes these proteins:
- the LOC123425181 gene encoding replication protein A 32 kDa subunit B-like — MDANGDATHALFTGEAMMFSPARSTASTVIPDIKRYSILIEGEPVSSVILIGTVSHSNVRMDHWSFELRDATGIINVSYWLETTADSKLAWSTSNGDYVQVFGKTGMNEYFLQIKAFKIRPIVNYNDTTHHYMYSKYCTLDIRKTNALKAKLKPSSSASTVFPKGPAITPTEVPMELSTKDKIFTILRDPAYRDIAHGVSLKLIRSALDISQDEIMKVISEQIYLGLIYTTVDDNHFKSSI, encoded by the exons ATGGATGCAAACGGCGACGCGACGCATGCTCTGTTCACCGGCGAAGCCATGATGTTTTCCCCAGCACGCTCCACTGCATCCACCGTCATCCCA GACATCAAACGTTACTCTATTTTAATTGAAGGGGAGCCTGTTTCATCG GTCATATTGATTGGAACTGTTTCACACTCCAATGTTCGAATGGATCACTGGTCTTTTGAGCTCCGTGATGCCACTGGCATTATCAACGTATCATACTG GCTAGAAACAACTGCTGATTCAAAACTGGCTTGGTCAACAAG CAACGGTGATTACGTTCAGGTTTTTGGCAAAACTGGGATGAACGAATATTTCCTACAGATTAAAGCTTTCAAGATAAG GCCCATCGTAAACTACAATGATACAACTCATCACTACATGTATTCAAAATATTGCACGTTGGACATTCGTAAGACAAACGCTTTGAAG GCAAAGTTAAAACCATCCTCAAGCGCATCAACTGTGTTCCCCAAGGGGCCAGCAATCACACCGACCGAGGTGCCAATGGAATTGTCAACGAAGGACAAGATTTTCACCATACTCCGTGACCCGGCGTATAG GGATATTGCGCATGGCGTCAGCCTGAAATTGATTCGTAGTGCATTAGACATCAGTCAGGACGAAATAAT GAAAGTTATCTCGGAGCAGATTTATCTCGGCTTGATCTACACAACAGTCGACGACAACCACTTCAAGTCTTCCATCTGA